The following nucleotide sequence is from Nocardioides eburneiflavus.
CGAGCCGTTCGGTGAACGCGAAACTGACGTACTGCGACCCGGCATCGGTGTGATGGACCAACCCCGACAGGTCGGTGATGCCGGCCTGCTGGCGAGTCCAGATCGCGTGCTCGAGAGTGTCGAGGACCAGGTCGGTCGTCATCCTCGTCGCTGCCCGCCAGCCCACGATGCGGCGGGAGAACACGTCGAAGATGAATGCGACGTAGACGGTGCCGGACCAGGTCGCGACGTAGGTGAAGTCAGCAACCCACAGCTGGTTCGGACGCGCAGCCCAGAACTGCCGGTCCACACGATCCAGGGGACGGTCGGCCGCGGGATCGGCGATGGTGGTGCGGACCTTCTTCAACCGTCGTGCGCCCTCCCAGCCCTGCTGGCGGTACAGCCGCTCGATCGTGCACCTGGCCACGTCGTGACCCTGCCGGCGTAGGTGGAGCCACATCTTGCGTGACCCGAACCGCGCCAGCAGCCGTTGCCGGCCCCTCTCGGCCGCGATCACCGCGACGATCTCGGCGTCACGCCGAGCACGTCGCGAGGGCCGTCTAACCCTGGCGTCGTAGTAGGTCGACGGGGCGATCTTGATCCCGTGCTCGGCGAGCACACGACAGATCGGCTCGATCCCGTAGTCGGCCCTGTGGGTGTCGATGAAGTCGATCAATACCTGTTGGGGCGGTCGAGCTCCGCCGCGAAGAAAGCCGAGGCGCTCTTCAAGATCTCGTTCGCCCGCCGCAGCTCGGCGTTCTCCCGCTTCAGCGCCTTGATCTCAGCCAGCTCCTCGCTGGTCTTCCCGGCCCGGACACCACCATCGATCTCGGCCTGCCTGACCCACTTGCGCACCGACTCGGTCGAGGTGATCCCGAGCTTCGCCGCGATCGACCTGATCGCAGCCGCCTCGTGCGGATAGTCCACACGCGACTCCAACACCATCCGCACCGCGCGCTCACGCAACTCGGGCGGGTACTTCGAGGGACGTGCCATGAGAGTGATCCTTCCAACGAATCAGCTCTCCGGACATCCCGGGGCGGTTCAATGTCGATTCACCGACGGCGAGCGGCGTTCCTGAGCCGAGCCACCCGGTGACGCTGGCGATGAGCACGAGCAGCATGCGGGCCAGGAGCCTCATGAGATCCGCACCATCTCCGGAGGGGGCCACGACTGGGGCGGGTCATCGGTGTACCAAGCCTGCTCTAGCCCGATCAGTCGGCCGTCTCGGATCCACACGAGCAGTTCGCCAACCAGTTGTTCGCGCTCGTACACGAGAGCGCTTCCCGGGGCCGGGCCGTCCGGCAGATCGACCGCTGGAATATCGGACGGCACCTCGACATCCAGCATCGTGGCTGAGTAGCGAACAACAGTTGCGCCTTCGGCCTGGCCCAACAGCTTGCTCGAGGTCTCGGCGAGTGGCGACGTCACGTGCGCGATCAACCGCAGCATGTCCGCGCTGAGGCGGTCTCCGGGCATCAACTCGTTCATGGCGTAAAGGCCGTTCCGATGCGCGGAATGCCATCGACGACGGCGCCACGGATGACGACGGCCTGGCCTCCGATGCTCTGCGCAATCTCGAACCGCCCGGCCTGTGGCAGCGGGCCGCCGATGCTCCTGACGATCTGCTCCATGGCGGCCTCGCGGCTCCCGAACTGCTGAACGAGCGGCTGGAAGTTGTGCTTCGGATCGAAGATGTGATTGAGCTTGTCAGGCCGAAGCGCGTCATCGAGTGTCCGCCGCTCGGTTGCGCTCAGCGCTCGAACAACGTCGTCCCCTGCGTTTGCGGCACCGCGGCCTAGGAGTCGGATGCCGCCGGCGGCGACGCTGCTCGGGAGTGGTACGCCGAAGGCGTCGCCGGTCATGTAGCCGAAGGATTGACGGTTGGCTCCGAGGTGACGAGCGAAGCTGTCGGCCGCGTTCTCTCCGGCCCTGACTCCGCCTCCGGTGAGGTAGTCGCCGCAGTTGGTGATGGCGGTGCCTAGGGATCCGCAGTTGCTGACGAGGTCGACGCTAAGGGCTGCGCCGTGCACGACGCCGGCTGCCCAGTCTCTGGGGCTGCCGAAGTCGAGGTTGGGGTTGTAGGTGGCGGCTTCGTAGTCCCAGCCCATTGCTTCGCTGGTGGACTTGCTGCAGTTGTCGACGCTTTCGCACCAGTCGTCTTCGAACGTTTCTTGGGAGGGGTTGCCGCCTGCGGCGCCGTCTCCTCCGGTTGAGGCGTGTCCGTCGAGCTCGACGCCGGTGATGGGGTTGCCCCCGGAGAAGGCGTACCGGTTGGTGTTCCAGGGGTCCATGCCTAGGGCGAGGTCGTCGAGGGCGCCGTTGTACATGTCGCGGGTGAGGAATCGGTTCAGGCCGGGGTCGTAGTTGCGGAACCCCATGTCGTATTGCCCGGTTGTGGGCTCGATGCGCTTGCCGTTGAACCGGTACGGGTTGGTGACCTCGTCGTCCGGGACGGGAGTCGTTCCGGTCTGTTCGGGTGCCTCGTCGAGGCCCTTGGTGCCGGTGGGGTCGGGTGCTCCGTAGGCGTGGTAGCGGTAGGTGGCGTCGACCTCGCCGGTGGGGTTGG
It contains:
- a CDS encoding IS3 family transposase (programmed frameshift); this translates as MARPSKYPPELRERAVRMVLESRVDYPHEAAAIRSIAAKLGITSTESVRKWVRQAEIDGGVRAGKTSEELAEIKALKRENAELRRANEILKSASGFLRGGARPPQQVLIDFIDTHRADYGIEPICRVLAEHGIKIAPSTYYDARVRRPSRRARRDAEIVAVIAAERGRQRLLARFGSRKMWLHLRRQGHDVARCTIERLYRQQGWEGARRLKKVRTTIADPAADRPLDRVDRQFWAARPNQLWVADFTYVATWSGTVYVAFIFDVFSRRIVGWRAATRMTTDLVLDTLEHAIWTRQQAGITDLSGLVHHTDAGSQYVSFAFTERLVDEGVDPSVGSVGDAYDNALAESQIGLYKAELIRPEGPWRGVEHVELETLNWVDFFNNERPHEAIDDLTPVEAEELHYAARNQLTPTG